A genome region from Arachidicoccus soli includes the following:
- a CDS encoding alpha-L-fucosidase codes for MERRKALKYLGGLAPAIILSKHLKAIDLLNNSNLNRLKFEPTWESLSQYRVPDWFRDAKFGMWAHWGPQCQPEAGDWYARNMYEEGTRQYKLHLEKYGHPSVSGFKEVIQDWKAQNWNPGELVALYKKTGAKYFMGMANHHDNMDLFDSSYQRWNSVKLGPKKDIIGGWAKAARANGLPFGVSVHAAHAWLFYETAQRSDKEGAYKGIPYDGKLTKQEGTGKWWEGLDPQALYAQDHPLSKNSATNNSTSKQWNWGNGACVPDAAYCEKFLKRHIELIDKYEPDLMYFDDTALPLWPISDVGLKVAAHLYNKNLKKHKQLEAVVFGKILDEQQRKCMVWDIERGQANKIQPLPWQTDTCIGSWHYDRAIYDRHGYKSAKTVIQMLVDIVSKNGNLLLNIPVRGDGTIDEQEQAIVEEIGDWMRLNSESIYATRPWKQFGEGPALENVTALKAQGFNEGKGKPFVSQDIRFAQKGDILYATVMAWPENGTVLIKSLSRNNYKEISSVKLLSKDQQLKHQQTEDGLVINFPNEKPLMDYAHALKIV; via the coding sequence ATGGAAAGAAGAAAGGCGCTTAAATATTTAGGAGGACTTGCTCCTGCTATTATTTTATCAAAACATTTAAAAGCAATTGATTTACTCAATAATAGTAATTTAAATAGATTGAAATTTGAACCTACTTGGGAGTCTCTGTCACAGTACCGAGTTCCCGACTGGTTTAGAGATGCAAAGTTTGGCATGTGGGCACATTGGGGGCCACAATGTCAGCCCGAAGCAGGCGACTGGTATGCAAGGAATATGTATGAAGAAGGAACCAGACAATATAAACTACACCTTGAAAAATACGGACATCCTTCTGTTTCCGGATTTAAAGAAGTTATACAAGATTGGAAAGCACAAAACTGGAATCCCGGAGAATTGGTAGCACTGTATAAAAAAACAGGTGCCAAGTATTTTATGGGAATGGCCAATCACCATGACAATATGGATTTGTTTGATAGCAGTTATCAAAGATGGAATTCTGTAAAGCTAGGGCCTAAAAAAGATATTATAGGTGGCTGGGCGAAAGCAGCAAGAGCCAATGGTTTACCCTTTGGTGTAAGCGTACACGCCGCACATGCCTGGCTTTTTTATGAAACGGCCCAACGCTCAGATAAAGAAGGGGCCTACAAAGGAATTCCCTATGATGGAAAGTTGACAAAACAAGAAGGCACAGGTAAATGGTGGGAGGGCCTTGATCCACAGGCGCTCTATGCACAAGACCATCCTTTAAGTAAAAACAGTGCAACTAATAATTCGACGAGCAAGCAATGGAATTGGGGTAATGGCGCTTGCGTTCCTGATGCAGCTTATTGTGAGAAATTCTTGAAACGTCATATAGAGTTGATAGATAAGTATGAACCGGACTTAATGTACTTTGATGATACGGCACTTCCTCTTTGGCCTATCAGTGATGTGGGACTGAAAGTTGCTGCACATTTATATAATAAAAATCTTAAAAAACATAAGCAATTAGAAGCCGTAGTCTTTGGAAAGATTTTAGACGAACAACAAAGAAAATGTATGGTCTGGGATATAGAACGCGGACAAGCTAATAAGATTCAACCATTACCCTGGCAAACCGATACCTGCATCGGAAGCTGGCATTATGATCGGGCTATTTATGACAGACACGGATATAAGTCTGCCAAAACGGTAATTCAAATGCTCGTAGATATAGTAAGTAAAAATGGCAATCTCTTACTGAATATTCCTGTTAGAGGTGATGGTACGATTGATGAGCAAGAGCAAGCTATTGTAGAAGAAATCGGAGATTGGATGCGATTGAATAGTGAAAGTATTTATGCTACCCGCCCCTGGAAGCAATTTGGTGAAGGACCTGCACTGGAGAATGTAACAGCTTTAAAAGCGCAAGGCTTTAATGAAGGCAAAGGAAAACCCTTTGTATCACAGGATATTCGGTTTGCGCAAAAAGGAGATATACTTTATGCAACCGTGATGGCCTGGCCGGAAAACGGAACTGTACTTATAAAAAGCCTGTCTAGAAATAATTATAAAGAGATTTCTAGTGTAAAATTATTGAGTAAAGATCAGCAACTAAAACACCAACAAACAGAAGATGGTTTGGTGATAAACTTTCCAAACGAAAAGCCATTAATGGATTATGCACACGCTTTAAAGATCGTATAG